Proteins from one Neodiprion fabricii isolate iyNeoFabr1 chromosome 5, iyNeoFabr1.1, whole genome shotgun sequence genomic window:
- the LOC124181928 gene encoding cytochrome b5-related protein-like, which yields MAPTKRFESTLVGLKYPSERDSVIKTGAKWLKDKRQDDGAEGLWRVDDKLYDLSEFAKSHPGGTEWITLTRGTDITEAFEAHHVRSTAELMLPKFFVRNAIAPRASPFTFKPDGFYRRFKARAREALKDVDFHKSSRTSNLIADSLFVGTIALSVIAATTRSWIAIVGSGVLLTWTAITGHNFMHQRDSFRMYYMDLLLLSSREWRINHALSHHLFTNTVQDMEITAFEPFLSWLPRPDKGPFTRFVSWIISPPVYTLMIFEEGLKRIYSTFWEWNGPGVRDAVPFLIPAVMCVVAPPAVALWTWMKVIAVASFHFTAVGVSAAHHHPDIFHDGDVHREDMDWGLAELDAVRDRAEIDTSIFLVLTSFGSHSLHHLLPSVDHAYLYLCEPAFAETCKEFGISTELWSQWDHVKGQFLQLVNNAPKKTANTR from the exons ATGGCGCCTACTAAAAGGTTCGAGAGCACCCTCGTCGGTCTCAAATATCCAAGCGAAAGGGACAGCGTGATTAAAACGGGAGCTAAATGGCTGAAGGACAAGAGGCAGGACGACGGAGCTGAGGGACTATGGCGAGTAGATGACAAACTTTACGACCTGAGTGAATTTGCGAAGAGTCATCCTGGCGGTACCGAGTGGATCACGCTGACTCGGGGCACTGACATCACCGAGGCTTTCgag GCACACCATGTCAGATCGACTGCCGAACTAATGCTGCCAAAGTTCTTTGTTCGGAACGCCATCGCCCCGAGAGCCAGTCCCTTCACCTTCAAGCCCGACGGATTTTATAGAAGGTTCAAGGCCCGTGCCAGAGAAGCTCTGAAGGACGTGGACTTCCACAAGTCTTCTCGAACATCAAACCTCATCGCCGATTCTCTCTTCGTGGGCACGATCGCTCTTTCCGTCATCGCTGCAACCACTCGATCGTGGATCGCCATTGTAGGCAGTG GGGTTCTTCTCACCTGGACAGCGATAACCGGTCATAATTTCATGCACCAGCGAGATTCCTTTCGCATGTACTATATGGACCTGCTGTTACTGTCCTCGAGAGAATGGAGAATCAATCACGCACTGAGTCACCATCTATTCACCAACACCGTTCAGGACATGGAGATAACCGCGTTCGAACCGTTCCTCTCGTGGCTTCCTCGGCCCGACAAGGGACCGTTTACACGCTTCGTATCTTGGATAATTTCGCCCCCTGTATACACTCTAATGATCTTCGAGGAGGGACTGAAAAG GATATACTCGACATTCTGGGAGTGGAACGGACCCGGGGTCAGGGACGCCGTCCCATTCCTGATACCAGCGGTGATGTGCGTCGTGGCACCTCCAGCCGTCGCCTTATGGACCTGGATGAAAGTGATCGCGGTGGCCAGCTTCCACTTTACCGCTGTTGGAGTCAGCGCGGCTCATCATCACCCGGATATCTTCCACGACGGAGACGTTCATCGTGAGGACATGGACTGGGGCCTGGCTGAGTTGGACGCCGTCCGAGACCGGGCCGAAATAGACACGTCGATATTTTTGGTCCTGACCAGCTTCGGATCCCACAGCCTCCACCACCTCCTTCCGTCCGTCGACCACGCCTATCTTTACCTCTGCGAACCTGCGTTTGCGGAAACTTGTAAAGAGTTTGGCATTAGTACGGAACTTTGGTCGCAGTGGGACCACGTCAAGGGCCAATTTCTCCAGCTTGTAAACAATGCGCCGAAGAAGACCGCGAATACTAGATGA
- the LOC124181927 gene encoding T-box transcription factor T-like gives MSRIPQLELARFPPASVLHTQLQMHHQMLYRQHNMTHHHHHHHHPAEELTNNGWLLPPTPGAGPTLPGNVSVSLQNAKLWQQFHAETTEMIITKLGRRMFPSLQLQIEGLERRGRYCLLLEVTPASRRRHKYLGGGGVNGGSVNSGRGWTTAGPAEPQPHVNRRVYLHPDSPATGSHWMQHPVSFNKLKLTNNAVDHHSNVVLTSMHKYIPTVWIVRCDDVSRLTLLFTQPASSFCFPETEFIAVTAYQNENITKLKIDNNPFAKGFRETGQSRCKRKMQSFDSSEVDEDHLPHHAGVREEDDEENMTSLESASNPLLPQVFDEDQRQRAKRVASESGSFDDSGVSSSSSLADRISPQFQLNSDNNRKSSATPAPFQPPLHRPWIDHEEENKENAGDDGVATPDSQSHLILQNRHTTVENNQSAWQQYHNHHHHQQQQQQYPSFVQPEVHHYTRDVFSPHHHRQQQQHFSPAVEFARINQHIQNHYQQMHYGQLYCSQISQLQRLKNIAMQFNSPRFTPALTPRCSDISPPNPILLPFSPRVNKVAIASQFDRHSCPPLSSPPSPSLSSVASIDGSSASS, from the exons ATGAGCCGCATACCGCAGTTGGAACTGGCCAGATTCCCACCGGCCAGTGTACTTCATACCCAACTTCAGATGCATCATCAAATGCTTTACCGGCAGCACAATATGAcgcaccatcatcatcatcatcatcatcccgCAG AGGAACTGACCAACAACGGATGGCTTTTACCACCGACTCCTGGCGCCGGACCAACGCTACCCGGCAACGTATCGGTATCGCTTCAAAATGCCAAACTTTGGCAACAGTTTCACGCGGAAACAACGGAGATGATAATCACGAAATTGGGCCG CCGGATGTTTCCGTCTCTTCAGCTTCAAATCGAGGGCCTTGAACGACGCGGACGTTACTGTCTTCTTTTGGAAGTAACGCCGGCGTCCCGACGCCGTCACAAGTACCTCGGCGGGGGCGGAGTAAATGGCGGATCGGTAAACTCCGGCAGGGGATGGACGACCGCTGGACCAGCTGAACCTCAGCCACACGTTAATCGCAGGGTTTACCTTCATCCGGACAGCCCGGCGACCGGTTCCCACTGGATGCAGCACCCAGTCAGTTTCAATAAACTCAAGTTAACCAACAACGCCGTCGATCATCACAGCAAc gTCGTCCTGACGTCGATGCACAAGTACATTCCTACGGTTTGGATTGTTAGGTGTGACGATGTATCCAGGCTGACATTGCTCTTCACGCAGCCAGCCTCGTCCTTCTGTTTTCCGGAAACGGAGTTTATCGCGGTTACCGCATACCAG AACGAGAACAtcacgaaattgaaaatcgataacAACCCGTTCGCCAAGGGATTCCGTGAGACGGGTCAGTCGCGTTGCAAGAGAAAAATGCAGAGCTTCGATTCGTCGGAAGTTGACGAGGATCACCTCCCGCATCACGCTGGAGTACGGGAAGAGGACGACGAGGAAAACATGACCTCCTTGGAATCTGCTTCGAACCCTCTGCTGCCCCAGGTCTTCGACGAGGATCAGCGTCAGCGGGCAAAACGGGTCGCCAGCGAAAGCGGAAGTTTCGACGACAGCGGCGTCAGCAGCTCGTCTTCCTTGGCCGATAGAATAAGTCCTCAGTTTCAATTGAACTCCGACAATAACCGGAAGAGCTCTGCCACACCGGCGCCCTTTCAGCCCCCGCTTCATCGGCCTTGGATAGACCACGAGGAGGAGAACAAGGAGAACGCAGGGGACgacggcgtcgcgacgcctgaTTCGCAGAGTCATCTTATTCTGCAAAACCGGCATACCACCGTCGAAAACAATCAGAGTG CGTGGCAGCAATAccataatcatcatcatcaccagcagcagcagcagcagtatcCCTCGTTCGTACAGCCGGAAGTACACCATTATACGCGTGACGTATTTTCACCACATCATCATcgtcaacaacaacaacattttTCGCCGGCCGTCGAGTTCGCCAGAATTAATCAACATATCCAGAATCACTATCAGCAGATGCATTACGGACAGTTGTACTGCAGCCAGATCAGTCAGCTCCAAAGACTTAAGAATATAGCCATGCAATTCAACTCTCCACGTTTTACTCCAGCCTTGACACCTCGGTGCTCTGACATTTCTCCACCGAATCCAATCCTCCTACCTTTTTCCCCGAGGGTTAATAAAGTTGCAATCGCAAGCCAATTCGACCGTCACTCTTGTCCGCCTCTCAGCTCGCCTCCATCGCCTTCCCTTTCATCCGTGGCTTCTATCGACGGGTCCTCCGCATCTAGTTGA
- the LOC124181929 gene encoding cytochrome b5-related protein-like produces MGPKEKKESTLIGLKYPSFRDKAWKTGASWLDGKRKDDGIEGLWRVGDKLYDLAQWVGNHPGGAEWLTLTKGTDITEAFEAHHITSFAEQLLPKFYVRDATTPRSSPLTFKPDGFYRVFKSRVREALKGVDFHKPAKLSNLMSDSLCAGTLALCVTASATQSWAAIFAAAIFLTWTAVAGHNYMHLRDSFRMAYMDLSLLSSKEWRITHCLSHHLYANSILDFELSMFEPFFDYVPHEKGFITRRLSWLYTPSVYAGVYFMNGVKRIYSLAFEWGTLDYRDLTPFLIPALMCAVAPPSLALAAWMKVIAISSFYFVLIGANAAHHHPDIYHDGDVHREDLDWGLAQIDAVRDRVEIEPSRFLIITHFGSHTLHHLLPTVDHSYLHLCEPAFEQTCKEFGVNTDLWTQWKLFKGQFMQLQHTEPKKTPNTR; encoded by the exons ATGGGGCCGAAGGAAAAGAAGGAGAGCACCCTGATTGGGCTGAAGTATCCGAGCTTTCGCGATAAAGCTTGGAAAACTGGTGCAAGCTGGCTGGACGGTAAGAGGAAGGACGACGGAATCGAAGGACTGTGGCGGGTCGGTGACAAGCTCTACGACCTGGCTCAATGGGTTGGGAATCATCCTGGTGGCGCAGAGTGGCTGACCCTCACTAAGGGAACCGACATCACGGAGGCGTTTGAG GCCCACCACATTACTTCCTTTGCCGAACAACTCCTGCCAAAGTTTTACGTCCGGGACGCTACCACTCCCAGATCCAGTCCGTTGACCTTCAAACCAGACGGTTTCTATAGAGTGTTTAAAAGCCGCGTCAGAGAAGCTCTGAAGGGTGTCGATTTCCACAAGCCAGCGAAGTTGTCCAATTTGATGAGCGACTCCCTTTGCGCTGGGACGTTAGCTCTTTGCGTAACGGCCTCAGCCACGCAATCATGGGCTGCGATTTTCGCTGCTG CGATTTTCCTTACGTGGACCGCGGTAGCAGGGCACAACTACATGCACCTGagagattcgtttcgtatggcCTACATGGATCTGAGTCTTCTTTCCTCGAAGGAATGGCGAATAACCCATTGTCTGAGCCATCATCTTTACGCCAACTCCATTTTGGACTTTGAACTCTCGATGTTCGAGCCCTTCTTTGATTACGTACCTCACGAAAAGGGGTTCATCACTCGTCGTTTGTCCTGGCTTTATACTCCCTCAGTTTACGCCGGAGTCTATTTCATGAACGGGGTCAAAAG AATCTACAGTCTGGCTTTTGAGTGGGGCACCTTAGATTACAGGGATTTAACACCGTTTCTGATCCCAGCCCTGATGTGTGCAGTGGCACCGCCGAGTCTCGCCCTCGCTGCTTGGATGAAGGTCATCGCTATATCCAGTTTCTATTTCGTCTTGATTGGAGCAAACGCCGCTCACCATCACCCTGACATCTATCACGATGGAGACGTCCATCGCGAGGATTTAGACTGGGGCCTGGCTCAAATAGACGCAGTCCGGGATCGCGTTGAAATCGAGCCTTCCCGTTTTCTCATAATAACCCACTTTGGGTCGCACACCCTCCACCACCTTCTACCAACCGTCGATCATTCTTACTTACACCTCTGCGAACCCGCCTTTGAGCAAACCTGCAAAGAGTTTGGCGTTAATACCGATCTATGGACTCAGTGGAAACTCTTCAAGGGCCAATTCATGCAGTTACAACACACAGAGCCGAAGAAAACGCCCAATACCAGATAA